The genomic segment AATCTAACGGCCGGTATGTATCCACGTGGCCTTTCTTCAACAGCCTCAATGCCCTAATCGGCGTCAACTTTAAAATTTCTCCGTCGCCGCCGACGGTGACGTCAGCTCTTCAATGGGGAACACCGAAGACGGAAACGCCTCTTCAATGGAGATCGCCGCCGTATCCGCCGCCGGAAAAGTCTCTTCAATGGAGATCGCCGCCGGCGGAAAAACCTATTCAATGGAGAGAGCCGCCGCTTGCGCCGCCGTTATTTGGCGTACCTGTAGGTGTCCGGTCAACGGTATCGCGGAGGAATTTCTCGGCGATGGCGGCGGCAGCGGCGGCGATGAGTGATTCCGGCGAAGAGGCGGCGGCAGCGGAGGAGGAATCGGAGACGTCGAGTTTGGCAGCGTCGGCTATGGCAATTAATGCTAGTGGTAGAAGCAAGAGAAAGAGGAATGATGGATTTAATGGTTATAATTTGGTAGCTGAGGCAATAGGGAGGTTTTCGGAGATATATGAAAGAGTTGAGAAGGCGAAACAGAGACAAATGGTGGAGTTGGAGAAGCAAAGAATGCAATTTGCTAAAGATTTGGAGATACAGAGAATGAAACTGATTATGGAGTCACAAGTGCACCTTGAAAAGCTTAAATGCTCTAAAATGCAGTTCAGGAGATGGTGAGTGACtcttttaagtttttcttttcttcattatTTGTGATTTAGATTGCAATCCAATTTACACAAGTGCTTGTGTTTGTATCCTATGTTCtttcggactctccaaaaatgttgaAATCCTcgaaaagtagtgcatttttggaggatttgaCACAGGTACGTTAGTATTTTTGGAGAGTATGAGCAACACAACATGTATCTGTGTGTGCAGTCTTTGAATGTAAAGGATGGCATTAACATTCCAATCTAGTTTCAGATTCATATGGCTGACCCAAACTTTGTTTGGGAGTGAGGCGCGTAGTTGATTGGTAATAACTTTCATCTTAGCTTTCCAGAAATACGAATACCTTTCTTTTTAATGTGGCATTGCTAGTTGATATACCATCTTTGTTAGATTTGTCAATTTTTGGATATTGATGGTATGATCTTCTAGCAGCTGTTAATTTATTGTTTCTGGTTTTCTGGGGTTCCTTAATTTACTTTATCCTTCTTGGTTTGGAGTTTTATGAGGGGAAGGATATTTGGAGTTAGTTTAGCTCAAATCTTGCTCTCCCTTGGACGTGCAATATGTGGAGATCCTTTTCAATTATGGCCaatcgaaacatgaaaaaatcTTGAAGGCAAAAGGGAAATTTAGGATTCGTGGGAACTAGTGGCTTCCCTTCAATCCTTAACTGTGCTAGAAAGAGAGAAGTGAAGTTGACAATAATTGGAATGACTTTGGCTAACCAAGGAGATGGCACTGGGGCCTGTCCTCTGGTTGTGAACTGGACTGTCTTTGCTgaattatttcttaattttgtcTCAGTGAGAGAGTTGATGTAGAGATATTCATCAACTTAATTATGTCTCAGTTAACCGAGGGATGTTTTTGGTCAAGTTTTTAAAACTTTAAGGGATGTTTTTGGTTAAGTGAGATATTATAAAGATGTAATGAAAGTTTAGTTGATACAACAGGGATAATTTTGGTCAAAACTCTCTTATAATATGTGACACGAAGTTACTCGAAGTTTTGGAACTGATATTGTATGACTTAAATATCTCATAAgttgttcttgatgatggaggaAGTGAATTCTCTCATGTAAACTCACTCACTATGAGGCAAATATTTGAGGAACAGATACATGGCAATCTTTCGGATTCACGTCTGCGTTAAACTAGCTATTACGTTAAAACTGCAGATGGACACTTCTGTATTAGCTATAAAACATCACCTATGAAGTTAATTGGTGTGGATAAGAGATGAGTGTTTTTTCCATTTctgcttcctttttttttttttttttgtggtcaGCTAATGACTCCTTGTCCTTGATGATCAGATAATTGCTTGTAGATGGAGGGCGGTGACATGCTCTACAATATGTGGATCTTTTTTGgaagctttatatatatgttgattagCGTCTTCAAAAGGATATAAAAATGCTACCTTGAAGATGATACAAATATGCTAGTTCCAGGCTTGATTTGCTTGGTTGTTGCTCAAGAACTTGTATCTAGCTGCTTGAGAATCTGGAGTAATTTTGTAACTTACCTTTCTCTAGATTACATGTTTTTTCGCACTTCAGCTAGGTGAAAATGTTGACTTGAGACTGACCTTACCATGTTCCTAGTTATATATTACTTCAAGCTGTTCATGATGACTGCCTATGCACTAAATAGATGCATATGAAGGTGCAGTCTTTAGTACCTCGGTTATCAATTGCGACTGGATTGGAccgtaattcatttttttgttttttcgggataaatcaaaaatataaatattttgaaattgcAGAACCTACAGAAAACACATAAATTCATGATAAAGTATTAAAACATGGATCCTACTTCATCCTTTAAACTTGTGTTTTTGGCTTTTTTGGTGGATTGTTGTAAGGGACCCAGACAGGAGATTTTATTTCTCACTCCTACAACTTTGCTCAGGCTTGGTCATTATCTATGTTTCCACATGATATGACAATAATCTACTAATGCATGTCACTGACCTGAGAGAGGGACCTTTAAATCAAGTTGCTTTGTTTTCTTCTGGGATTGCTATTTTATTTGTTGGCTAGTTAGGGGTTGTTCTTTTAACCTTTGATCAATGGAGTCGCGGAGAATGAAAAAGTAATAACTTAATAGCTGTTCATGATGACTGCCTATGCACTACTAAATAAAAAGCAAGTTAAATAATTAGGGTGCAGTCTTTAGTACCTCGGTTaattttttcgaaataaaatttttgactggtaattaataatttaaaataattggggacatatcatcattatgctaaataaaataaaagtggaaaataagtgttaaataataatagtaacaaTAATACAGTATATGTCATGTAAAGAAAGATAAAAAAGGAGGATGATTGATGCTAAAGCACAAGACATTACGAAAGTTACAGATTAGATGAGTTAGGAAAGGTAATTTTGACAGGTAGCTGACAGTTAGgtgaaaggggaaaaaaaggtaAACACAAAAAGATGGCAAAGTGTTTGCTTGCTGCTCTCGTTGAGAGTCGAACTCAAGACCTCCCGCTTACTAAACGGGTGCtctaaccaactgagctacgAGAGCTGCTTGTTTGTTAGGTTGCtattaatatttatttactcGAGTTATAACCGGAAGTAGTAATCAGAGTTAGCAGTCATGTATACACTACTTTAAATAACCTGCAATTTCATCTTCTGGTTAACCACAAGTTCTAGTTTGGAAAGTAATTCTCTCACAAATATACCCTAACAGATCTTCCAATTTTTGTAAAAGATCAAGGTATATTCCATTGATTCTTCCACCGGAAAAGGACAGTCAGAAACCAAATAAAGGCTAATTGTATTGATCTCATTTATCTATAGTGCTTTCTTCGTCACAGATGTAATCTCGACAAAAAAATGTATACAATTTAAATTCGATTTACTTCTACTTATGCAAGTTTAATTTATCCTATTTATAAATGTACGTGCAAAAAATCTGCACAAGCTAACGTTATTTACTGTATAGAATCAggatactaaataaaattttcatttaagTCTTAGAtgatatcatcatcattttaaataaaataaagtggAAAATAAGTGTTAAGATAAAATGTGCCATTTGAACCCCTCCTCTGTCACTAATTTGTTtgacatggaaaaatagacCAATGACATGGAGTCATGTCATGttacctgttttttttttttaaaaataagccatgtcaacaaaaacattaattttaacaaaaactctattttaaaatctatttaaataaaatttgcatagcctggggtggtctttaaattttgcccctcatatttgcggtctttaaattttgccctcataccgtaattttaagttttaaaataattCTCGAAaagctcaagcataaaataaagaaataattaagGCGGAAGGCTGGATGGAGTTCAAAAAACGAAAAGTGTCAACTTCCTCAAAAAACTAAAGTTAAAATAActttttcctcaagacatagtttagttatgccttatggagcaaAACTTAATCTTAAGGAACTATGTCATGTAAGAGAAAGATAAAAAGGATGATAACAAAGTGTGTCttgaaaagttttaaaaaaaaaagtctcaaggcaaagtctcattttagataattaaggaaaaactaaatttatgacggaggggcataacttttcctcaaggcataatttagtttttgcttcatggggcaaaacttttgaaaggaattatgcgctaagaaactttttaattaaggtataaccaaaagtagccttaactaaaagtgtgccttgaaaagttttttttaaaaaaaaaaagtctagcAAAGTGTTTACCAAGATAACTTCCTTGTTTAAAAACTAAAGTTAttgagggggcataacttttcctcaaggcataatttagtttatCTTACctgggcaaaacttttccttaaggaattatggcTACGGaggacttttaattaaggtaataaccaaaagtatgccttaactaaaatgtgccatgaaaagaaaaaaaaaaaaaaagttgatgcTAAAGTCTACCCACAAGACattactaaagttatgcggaggggcataacttttcctcaaggcataatttagttttgccttaaaggcaaaattttttttgccttatggggcatacttttaattaaggcataaccaaaagtatttaaaaaaaaaaagaaaaaaaaaaaaaaaaaaaaaaaaatgatagcaAAGTGTTTTCCAGTGATTGCTTGACACATCTGCTCTcgttgaaattatttttttattttatgtcgAGCGGGGTTCGAAGACCTCCCGTGTatccaagcgaagggcaaaacttaaagaacacaaatatgaggggcaaaatttaaagaccaccccaaaagaagggcaatccgtgcaaaaaaatgataattaaaaaaattgaaaaacccaacccatcctctccgatagcccacctCTCCGCCGCCACTGTCTTTGCTGCCTCCTCCGCCGCCGccgctttcttttttaaaaattttaatcattaaaaattaattttaacaaaaactctattttaaaatctatttaaataattaaaaaaatttgaaaaacccaacccatcctctgaTAGCCCAAAGCTCTGCTCCTCCACCGCCACCGCCGccgctttttttttaaaatttttaatcattaaaaattaattttaacaaaaactctattttaaaatctatttaaataaaaaaaaattgaaaaacccaacccatcctctccgatagatCACCACCCCATGCCGccgcttcaaaatctatttaaatagcgtttttgttaaaattaatttttaatgattaaaaatttaaaaaaagaaagcggCGACGGCGGCGGAGGAGGCACAGGAGGAGGATCTGAGAGACAAAAAtgtatcggagaggatgggttgggttttttcaatttttttaattatttaaatagattttaaaatagagtttccataaaattaatttttaatgattaaaaattcaaaaaaaaaaaaaattggtctctCACGCTATTTATAAACACGTGCAAAATGAGGGGGTTCAAATGGTGCACTTATGTTCTAACGATGGTTTAGATGGAAAATAGAATCAGGATATCTatgaataaaattttatttggaaaataaaaatataccaTGGTGGCATGGTACAAGGGCAAAGATAGAAACCTAAACGCAACAAAGTTTTTCATGCAACTAAGTTTTCCAAACTAAAATAGTTTTAGTTTGTGACTCTAATTCCTTCAATAACTTTGCATGGTTAGTTGATAAACGAATTTGGGTAACCCGGTAATATATTTCCTATTAAAATCTTTGTTAGGAAAAGGAATATTAGTATTCCCAAACCGAAACCAAAAGCAAAAAGCAAAACAGAATAGGAAAAAGAAACAGCCGGTACCAAATTAGGGAAGTCCTAATTTGATTTCAATTGGAAAAGCACCTTTGTCCTATATATATCACCCAAAGGCAGGAGCAACATTCATCAAGTAAGAGCTATATACCATCACCAACACTAAACATATAATTTGCTCTAATATCTAAGACTTCAAGAAGAGACAATTTGTAGTAAAAAGGAAGATGACTTCTTGTGGCAAAGCAGAAAACCCAATTTTATGCGCAAGGGGTTGCGGTTTTTTTGGAACACCAAGCAATCACAACCTTTGCTCGCGATGCTACAAAGCTTtcttgaaagaagaagaagaagaagcaaagtATACCACAATTTTATCCGAGAAAGTATCATCTTTTACTATTGATGATTCTGTTACAACAGAGAAAGTTGGTTCGACGATGAAGATTAAGCAAAGATGCACGATTTGCAAGACGAAAGTGGGATTAACAGGGTTCAGTTGTAAATGTGGAGGAATGTTTTGTAGGGTTCATAGGTACCCTGAAGAACATGCATGCACATTCGATTTCAAGTCTACAGGCCGTGTGACTTTGGCTAAGGAAAATCCTCTTTGCAAAGCTGATAAACTTGCGTTTAGGATCTAGGACACTGTTGTTGCTTATGTACCAGTTTGTTTGGATATGCTTTCAAATTTTATCTTCTCTTTGTAGTTTGTAGGATAAATTTTCAATTTGTATCTCTATATTAATGCTTCACCATCCCAATTTGGGTATATTGTTGCTATTGTTAATGTCAAAGTTTTGCTAATTTCTAGATCAATTTTCCTCTCTAACAATTCGGGAAAAAATAAGATAAGATTCTCCTTCGACTCTTGGCTACATATATTCTGATATAATTTTTCAGTAAAACACTATAGCATTAGAATATCCTCTACCTTTTCAGTAAACCAAGAACTCAATGCCTCTATCTTTATGGTTAACCAACAACTAATGAATCTCAATATTCAGGTAAACGGTAtgaattaaaaagtaaaatttaaagatctaGAAACTATTAACTAAGTTAATAATTGTCAAAAAAAAGAGCCAATATAATCGTTTATATATTACTATATGTAATAAGGGGAATCCAAATTTTTTGCCCTCCTCACAACACTCTTTGACCCTATAAGGATGATCCACGTGGCTGGTCTTTCCCCTACATCATTTTCACTTGGGCCTTGTCACGGGGGCATTTTAGGTATTTTCACATTTTTGTACTTTGAGGTTTGTCTTATTTGGTGAACAAAATTTTGATTTAACTGTTGGACAAAGTCATTCATCGggtaacacttttttttttttttttttgtctgaaAACGATAGAtattactccttccgtcccaaaaagattgtcttagtttgacttggcacaaagtttgagaaataaaggaagacttttaaaatgtgtggtccaaaacaagtcttagaTATTTATGTAGTTGTTGTTATATCTATGTGTTCAAGATAGTGTTTTAACAAAACCAGTTTCTGTTTTAAGAATCTAAAGATAGAAAAATGTTAAGACGAGAAAAATAGAAGAAGTAGAAATTTCGTCCACAAGTTTCTTACCGTATGCTTAAAAATCTAATCCCCTCACAGTTGTCAAGGTTATTGGATTAATTTCTCCCAGGATAGAATGGAAAACTATTCTGTAATAGCGGCAATGCAAATTACAGAACTTCGACGAACTCAAAGATTGACAGCAAATCACATTGGACACTtactatttggtttgaaaaattaTGCAGAATGCAGAAGAGAGAGGGGAGTAAAAACGGAGTTTTGTTTGTTCTGGAAATTTTTCAGTATATGTAAAATGAGGCATAACCTCGAAATTTATGGCCACGGTTTGGGAAACATGCCTATTTGTTAATGGCTGTTCAGTAGTGTCTGTTCGGTATATTACcgtttgaaaaattaaattctaTATTACCgtttggaaaaataaattaaattaaattatcgcgaaaaatatcaaaatttagGAAAATAAATAGTGGCTTTtggaaaataaatttggtccaaaaagattatcaatcaatcagatcattggtccaatccgaatccaaatTAGGCGTCAGCCTAGCATCGACGACAACACAGAGTCCTCTCTCGACTCTTTAAGAGCTAGAAGAGgtgattttatatattaagcACACAAGAAGTGCTTTCCCCGCGATGAGGCAAAGTGCCTTTTGCAAGTGAACTTTACTTGAATTTCATTTCCTCCCATTTTATTTTCCCACCATTTCCCAATTCACGCTACGCTCATCTTTAAAGCTCGTATGTCTTTAAATCAGGAACAATCCCAGcatgaatggggaatggctaTATGATGCGTAAAAAAACTTGTGTGATTTGCGAAACGGAGGATCGATTG from the Lycium ferocissimum isolate CSIRO_LF1 chromosome 11, AGI_CSIRO_Lferr_CH_V1, whole genome shotgun sequence genome contains:
- the LOC132038343 gene encoding trihelix transcription factor ENAP1-like — its product is MQTYTTAANQVTTIQTECNSSTTCHLSHSLAAVSHSVTMSDDDDHLAPPSPSPSSPPCTDNNQLALVPTPSLTPALTSSRTPVFPSREDCWLESATHTLIQAWGSKYVELNRGNLRHHHWEQVANAVNALHAHTKKQYRTDIQCKNRIDTLKKKYKIERTKVSQSNGRYVSTWPFFNSLNALIGVNFKISPSPPTVTSALQWGTPKTETPLQWRSPPYPPPEKSLQWRSPPAEKPIQWREPPLAPPLFGVPVGVRSTVSRRNFSAMAAAAAAMSDSGEEAAAAEEESETSSLAASAMAINASGRSKRKRNDGFNGYNLVAEAIGRFSEIYERVEKAKQRQMVELEKQRMQFAKDLEIQRMKLIMESQVHLEKLKCSKMQFRR
- the LOC132038345 gene encoding putative zinc finger A20 and AN1 domain-containing stress-associated protein 8 produces the protein MTSCGKAENPILCARGCGFFGTPSNHNLCSRCYKAFLKEEEEEAKYTTILSEKVSSFTIDDSVTTEKVGSTMKIKQRCTICKTKVGLTGFSCKCGGMFCRVHRYPEEHACTFDFKSTGRVTLAKENPLCKADKLAFRI